The following is a genomic window from Sulfuricella sp..
CACGCCGGCGGCAGACAGGCCGGCTTCCAGCGCCGACTCCAGCATGTAGCCGGAAATACGCGTGTCCTTTCCGATCAGCACGCTGGTGCGCTCTCCCTGCCCTGCCTGCGCCAGAACACGCCCTGCCGCATAACCCAGGCGCATGACGAAATCTGGTGTTATGGTTGTCTCACCTACCTTGCCTCGTATCCCATCCGTGCCGAAATATTTCCTGCTCATCTCACTCTCCCAATGCGCTGACGATCCGCAGCGCTTGTCTGGTTTCTTTCACATCATGCACCCGCAAAATATTTGCGCCTTTCATGGCCGCAATCATGGCTGCGGCAACACTGGGCACCATTCTTTCTTCTACCGGCAAGCCGGTCAACAAACCCAGCATCGATTTGCGCGATAGCCCGGCCAGCAGCGGTACGCCCAGGCTGGTGAAAGCATCCAGCCGCTTCAACATGCAAACATTATGTTCCAGGGTCTTGCCAAAGCCGAAACCCGGATCGATCAGCATGCGATTACGCTGGATGCCGGCCCGTTCCGCAGCGGCAATACGCTCGCCCAGAAAGGTCTTCACCTCAGCCACCACATCCTGATACAGGGGGCTGTGCTGCATGGTTCCGGGTTGACCCTGCATGTGCATCAGGCATACCGCGACGCCGGATTCCGCCACTGCCTGCAGGGCACCTTCGGCGCGCAGTGCATTAACGTCATTGATCATGTCGGCACCGGCCCGAATCGCCGCACGCATGACTTCAGGCTTAAGGGTATCCACCGAGAGCGGCACACCACAATCGCTCAAGCCTTCGAGCACGGGCAGGACACGCTCCAGTTCTTCCTCGATGCCAACCGCCTGCGCACCCGGGCGGGTCGATTCACCGCCGATATCGAGCAGGTCAGCACCCTGTTCCACGAGCAGCCTGGCGTGCTGGATAGCACGTGCGGAGGAATGGAATTGGCCGCCGTCCGAAAAGGAGTCAGGCGTGACATTGACGATGCCCATGATGAGAGGGCGATCCAGGGAAAGGGTGAAGCGGCCGCAGTAAAACATGTGAGGAGTGAGGAGTGAGGAGTGAGGAGGAAATTCAGTGGAGGTTTTACCCCTCACCCCTTACTCCTCACCCCTCACTCTTATCAGGCTTCCTGTGCCGGCGCATGGGTACTGGTTGCCGGTGCGCTGGGCGTATGGTCCTGGGGTGGTGGAGTCGCACTGCCCTGACTTGGCTTGGGCGGGCGTGGTTCCTTGCCTTCCATGATATCGCCGATCTGCTCGGCATCGATGGTTTCCCATTCCAGCAGGGCTTTTGTCATCGCCTCGATCTTGTCGCGGTTGTCCTCGATCAGCTTGCGCGCCAGGGCGTACTGCTGATCGATGATGCGGCGGATTTCCTTGTCCACCTGCTGCATGGTGGCTTCGGAGACATTCTTGTGCGTGGTTACCGAACGGCCAAGGAACACCTCGCCTTCATTCTCGCCATAGACCATCGGCCCCAAGGCATCGCTCATACCCCACTGGGTCACCATGCGCCGCGCCATTTCAGTAGCGCGTTCGAAATCGTTGCTGGCGCCGGTGGTCATCTGCCCCATGAACACTTCCTCGGCAATGCGCCCGCCAAACAGCACGGCAATGTTCTGCAGGATACCCTCACTATTCAGGCTGTAGCGATCCTCGACCGGCAACTGCATGGTCACGCCCAGAGCGCGTCCACGCGGAATAATGGTGACCTTGTGTACTGGGTCGGTCTTCGGTAGCAGGCGCGCCACCACGGCATGGCCGGACTCGTGGTAAGCCGTATTCCTGCGCTCTTCTTCCGGCATCACGATGGAACGGCGCTCGGCGCCCATGATGATCTTGTCCTTGGCCTTCTCGAAATCATCCATGTCTACCAGACGCTTGTTGAAGCGAGCAGCAAACAAGGCCGCTTCATTCACCAGATTGGCCAGATCCGCGCCAGACATGCCTGGTGTGCCGCGAGCAAGGATATCTGCCTTCACATCGGGCGCAATCGGCACCTTGCGCATGTGAACCATGAGAATCTGTTCGCGACCACGGATGTCCGGCAAAGGCACCACTACCTGACGGTCAAAACGGCCTGGACGCAGCAACGCCGGGTCCAGCACATCAGGCCGGTTGGTCGCGGCGACCACGATCACGCCCGAAGTGCCCTCGAAGCCATCCATTTCCACCAGCAACTGGTTCAGGGTCTGTTCGCGTTCGTCATTGCCGCCGCCCAGGCCAGCGCCGCGCTGACGGCCAACGGCATCAATCTCGTCAATAAAGATGATGCAGGGTGCATTTTTCTTGGCCTGTTCGAACATGTCGCGCACACGTGCTGCACCAACGCCCACGAACATTTCAACGAAATCGGAACCGGAAATACTGAAGAACGGCACTTTTGCTTCACCAGCTATCGCCTTCGCCAGCAGGGTTTTACCCGTACCGGGATTGCCCACCATCAGCACTCCGCGCGGGATTCTGCCGCCCAGTTTCTGGAATTTGCTCGGGTCGCGCAGGAACTCGACCAGTTCAGAGACTTCTTCCTTGGCCTCATCGCACCCCGCCACATCGGCAAACGTCACGGTATTGGTCGCCTCATCCAGGAGACGAGCCTTGCTCTTGCCGAAGGAAAATGCGCCGCCC
Proteins encoded in this region:
- the folP gene encoding dihydropteroate synthase, encoding MFYCGRFTLSLDRPLIMGIVNVTPDSFSDGGQFHSSARAIQHARLLVEQGADLLDIGGESTRPGAQAVGIEEELERVLPVLEGLSDCGVPLSVDTLKPEVMRAAIRAGADMINDVNALRAEGALQAVAESGVAVCLMHMQGQPGTMQHSPLYQDVVAEVKTFLGERIAAAERAGIQRNRMLIDPGFGFGKTLEHNVCMLKRLDAFTSLGVPLLAGLSRKSMLGLLTGLPVEERMVPSVAAAMIAAMKGANILRVHDVKETRQALRIVSALGE
- the ftsH gene encoding ATP-dependent zinc metalloprotease FtsH, whose product is MNNLMKNIAIWLVIALVLMTVFNQFGTRQTAQSQIEYSQFIDEVKSGKIAKVTIEGHVLKSVTTDGKRFTTYAPSDPWLVSDMLKSGVVVEAKPEEESSFLMNIFISWFPMLLLIGVWVFFMRQMQGGGKGGAFSFGKSKARLLDEATNTVTFADVAGCDEAKEEVSELVEFLRDPSKFQKLGGRIPRGVLMVGNPGTGKTLLAKAIAGEAKVPFFSISGSDFVEMFVGVGAARVRDMFEQAKKNAPCIIFIDEIDAVGRQRGAGLGGGNDEREQTLNQLLVEMDGFEGTSGVIVVAATNRPDVLDPALLRPGRFDRQVVVPLPDIRGREQILMVHMRKVPIAPDVKADILARGTPGMSGADLANLVNEAALFAARFNKRLVDMDDFEKAKDKIIMGAERRSIVMPEEERRNTAYHESGHAVVARLLPKTDPVHKVTIIPRGRALGVTMQLPVEDRYSLNSEGILQNIAVLFGGRIAEEVFMGQMTTGASNDFERATEMARRMVTQWGMSDALGPMVYGENEGEVFLGRSVTTHKNVSEATMQQVDKEIRRIIDQQYALARKLIEDNRDKIEAMTKALLEWETIDAEQIGDIMEGKEPRPPKPSQGSATPPPQDHTPSAPATSTHAPAQEA